The Saimiri boliviensis isolate mSaiBol1 chromosome 10, mSaiBol1.pri, whole genome shotgun sequence genomic sequence GGGGTGTGTCTCTTATGATAAAACAGGCCAACTGGTTTATAACACAGAAACAATTGTTCTAGAaggaatatatatttgtattaggCATAATATGGTTTTATCAGATTCTTGGTGGTTTGTTGATAAAGAATGCACAAAAACTAAATGAGAACCACTGGTTATGCTAAACATTATGACCAGCTCTGACTTTAGTTGAATgtcctattttttcctttctgtagtcCATGTGAAATCTTCATGGAAAATGGCAAGCAGTGGATCACATATGTGATTATAGCAGATACAGGAGCTGGCTATCTGGAAATTGGCAGACAGAACTGCCCAAAGGCAGAGCAAAGGTGGATATAAGATCTTCAAAAAGTTATAAAGTTTTTAGGTGAAAATTGGTATACTAACTTGCTTCTTCCCATGACCTGGACCATACATAACTAGTTACCAGGATAAAATAAGGAAAGTTTCCATTGGAGTAGAGAATTTCAGTTTGTATCCATAGTTCAGATTATTTCCTAAATTccactttcttcttcccttttaaataacTTGAATGAAATTTTGGTAGAAGACCGTATTTTAGGGTATATACTTCATCAAGGAATCAAATTATTTAAGAATCAGATTCTGCAGTTAACACAAAAGCTTCTATATGCATATTTTCTGTAAGAGGCAAATTTCAAACcagtaaagaatttaaaatacgTAGAAGGACAGACCTTTTaagaagaatatttatatttcacatgctagttaactttattctttttgaactATCAGGATAGATGATGTAAAGCCATTCTTCTCAGACGACAACTGTTTCTTTACTCTTTACTAAATACCATaaatagaattttgttttgaCAAATGGAGGATGGCAGAGTTGACCTGTGTTCTTCTAAAACCTGAAGCTGATTAGGATTGAGCCCTAAATGAGCTGTGTTAATGTACCATCATTAGctaattttcaaaaggaaatggaaattcgAAGTGTAAAACAGGAGTGAATGAGATCAGTCATTTTAGTGTTTACTTTTTTCCGATGCACAAAATTTATAGTCTTGTACCAGATTATGCCAGGTAACTGGATGATGAAAAATGTGTTGACACACAGTGTTACTACTATTTGATGTACTTACTGAATGCTCCTCAGAGGTAGAAGACAAAggctaaaagaaattttaattttcccaGGATTATaactagtattttatattttagcaacAATAAAAAGGTATCACTTAAGAGgccattttcatttcactgacAGATCTAGgaaaaatgccttttttcttcagttttgtatACCCAACACAAGTTTTCCTGTTTTAGGCAAACTACCCATATTTTCAAACAGTTGTTGTACACTGTATTCAAGAACTACTGTGTGTAATGCATTAGCAGTTTAGATTCATTTTGTATGATGCCAGATCCTTAATTTACCCAGCACAATCATTTAAGTAGTTTCTATGGCTCCTgcacaaatggcaaacaggaacCACCACAGGAACAACCCCCTTGCTGCCTCCGGTTAGTAGTCACTACAGAAAACTGAAGGCTTCTTACAAACTCTATTTGAAATCTGTAACTTCTATAGAAACACTTACACAGACCCTGAACTTAGAAGTTGTACAGGACAATTTGGTAAAACTGACATAATTGTGATTTATTAACATGAATTAAAATGCCCAACCAGTGCTTCAATGTGAcagtatatttaaaacaaaaaagaaattaaaggtcaTATACTGTACTACTTTCACAAAGATCACACAGTTTTGCAAAAGACTTGTCATATGTACAATGCTATATATCAAATGAGAAAAGCTGTAAGCAATTATATACGCAAAAGAAATGCAGTATTTACAGTTTGTCAGGAGACATTAGAAATCATCTATACATTAAATTACATTTTGCTTGCAAATAACTGGTAAAACAAAATGAGCCATGTCcacaccaaaatatgaaaatctgtATTGCATTTTTATACCTAAGGTGCATTCGCAGAACTGctgacaggaaagaaaaaaagaaaaagaaaatcctcataGTGCCATTACTTAGCTGTGTACTTAAtgcatatgtataaaataatagagaaaacatTCACTAAATGAATTTAACTgcaacaataaaattttaagatcATACAGCATTGAATCTACTGCCAGAAAAAACAGCTGGAATgttcatttacaaaataaagatacCTAATACTGGCTTAAcagcacatttttaaaggaattttaaaaagcaaaaatgagaaaaatacaatgaaagagCACTGGTGTATTTTTATACAAAGGTTCATGTACAAGCTTTAAAAAGTACCTTAACAGGTACATATGAAATATACAGTCTATCttacagaacatttaaaaaaatgtttttggagtCCATTTTAATGCCACCCTGATCCATGgtaattgttttgaaatgttgGTGGCACCTGTGCTCTGTGAATTGGAATCTGTCCAGGCACCGGAGATGCCTGCTGAGGTCCTTGAACCCCGTGTGGCAGGGCCACAGAGCCAGGATGAGGACAGAACCCTGAAGCAGAAGGTGTTGGAATACTGTTTGGTCCTTGGGGCTGGAGATGAGGACCTGCAACAGGTAATGGACAATGTGGCCCTGTTCCAGAAGGCTGGTGCTGGGGTCCCGGTCCCAACGTGTTATGATGTGTAGCTTGTGAGGGATACGGAGGTACAGCTGGATGAGCACTTGAAGGAAAAAGTGGAGGTCCTTGATGAGGTGGGTGGTGTAAGGCTTGAGCTGATGTGGTATGATGCCCAGAAGCCAAAACACTGGAAGGTGGCGGCggagggggaggtgggggtgcTGAATTTACAACATGCTGGTGTTGTGCTTGTAGACCTTGGAGTCCTGTGGAAGGATGGGGCGGTGGATGGTGATGAGGGgcgggagggggtgggggtgggggtaagtGGTGTCCAGCAGTTTGAGAATGAATATGCGAGCCAGGGGTGACCGCATGAACAGGCCCTACTACATGTGCTACAGAGTGTTGCTGATGGGAATTCGGCTGTTGTACAAGGTGTGGTCCTGGAGCAggcggcggcggtggtggtggggggactacggcagcagcagcagtttgATGGTGAATGGTGGGGTTCTGAGAGGGCAAAAAGTGCCCTGGAGTAAGGTGTCCTGGAACTGTTTGTTGGCTTGTGGTGCCAGGAAGTGCTTGATTTGGTCCTGATGTAAACACAGTTTGTTGAGAAAGACTACCTTTGAGCTGATTATAATTCTGAAAGTTAGCAGAGGGCTGCTGGTTTTGATAGTAAGATGAAGAAGAagggggtggagggggtggagggGGCGGTGCCGTGCTATTCAGACTTTGTTGGTTAAACTGACTGTATGTTGCTGAAGATTGTCCTGAGGGTGTCTGTGTAAATAATGCTCCAGAAGTTGCCTGCTGAGTATTGGCTGGAAGGTTCTGTGCTGCTGGATAAAAGTTTCTCTGAGGCTCTCGCTGAGGTGTTCCAACTTGAGGTGACTGTGAATGATGAGGCCTGTAGGGAGATCCTAACTGCTGTGAAGGAGGCTTTGGTGAAAGATAACCATGCTGTACAGGTGTGTGAGGCGTAGATGACTTTGGAGGATTTTCTAGGTGAGGTGATAGAGGACAGTGCAACTTCGTTGGTGCAGAAGGCAGTTTCTGTGAAAGTTGCTCAGATGAATTACGAACGTGTGTCTGAGGAGGATGATTCTTTGAAAGTGCTTGGCTGTTATTGGATAGCTGTTTTTGTTGGAGCTCTGTTTTTAGGTGAACGCCATTTTCAGCTTCTGATGCAGTAACTGTGGTGTCCCATTGGGGATCCGGTTTTGTGAGTATTTTTCCGTGTGCTTGAGCAGGAATTACAGATCCAGGTGAACCAGGCtatgaagagaaaacaaattatatacatataaggaACATTTTGTGTACTTTAAGGTTTAGTCTTATTGGTATTTAATACGatctaaatattaattttaatgtggGGTAGGAAATAACATGCCAGATAGGTCAATTATGGAGGCTTAGGAAGTTAAAAGGCCAATATTTTTCCATTGTTCCAACAAGTTCTGAGAGTATGCTTAAAGTGAATTCTCCGGGTTAATTTTTATTGAAGATAAGTTGAGGACATAATTtactctgcctttttttcccttaagcaATGAAACCTGTTTTTGAGCCTTACTCTGAAAGAACTCCAATGgcaattttcaattttataattgaaatttCTATACCCAACCTAAGGATAAATTGATGTGGGTAAATAAACTTGCTCCCTCAACCCGTTTTGATTTTTAataccttttcattttccttatataCTGTTCAGATATAAATAAACCAAGGATAAGACTGCCTAAATGTCTATCATCATAAAAAGATAAATCTCAGATTCCTTTTCTTTAGTTTCCAGTGATATACATGCCATACTAGATTATTACATCTTCATGATCCAGGATGGAGACGTCATtccttttaaatgataaaatgacCTTTTGTTTTTACATAATTGGCTGGTCAAGAATTTCACGACAAGGCTATGAATTTCCTAGACACCACTAGAATAGAGGTGGAAcatgagaagaaaacataagctGTTCAAGTGTGCTTAGAAAATGTGTTTGGTCAGAGTTAATCCATCACAGTTCAGGAAGACAGAACAAAGAAAGTAGTAAACACAATTGAGTACGTCTGACAGGAAACTGTGCAGAAGTCACACACTGATACTCGCTACAGCAGAAAAACACTGTATGTTGTAACCAGCAGCTTTTCTGCACTCAACCTGAGGTCCTGTGGAACCCATCAAAAGGTCAATGTTATCATTACCTTGCTCATTTTTGAAGGACTTTTACAAgtattttgagaagtatctggGGATGGACATTCATTTATAGTTGCAGGTGGTTCTGGATTTTCAGGATCAGGGTCTATAAAGCAGAAGAAACCTATAGTAAGTGTAAAATTACATGATAAAACATGGTTTTAACACCACAAAGCAACATACATTCTATTCAAACCGACTTTTTATAAAGGTTCTCTCTTgtctgattttcaaatgtttaaaagagTAACATTATCGGTCATCTGCTTACTGACCTTCCATAAGTTCACTGAAAGAAGGGACTGGGCCCTTAGCTTGCAACTGGGGAATGTGATTTGAATGAGATGAGGGTGAAGACTGAACATGACTCGGTGAACATGAGACACATGGTGATTCTCCCCCTAGAGATGAAGCAGAGCAGACCCAAAGAGAACATTAGAGCTGCAAAGAACGAGGAGGAAGAGGGATTAACTGACTCCACTTTCTGGTGAAGGAACAAGCTCACTTACCACTGTCTTTATCTTTTCGGTGATCACTGAGAAGTAAGGCCCTCTGGTAACTCCTTTCTCTGACTTGTTCCACTGATGTTGAGGCAGTCCTTTAAAAGAATAATCACATTATCCTCTATTGAAAGAAGCTACTGCTAGCTGCATTCTTCGTTGCTTCATAGTCAACATGTACTGTTCAGACCGAGGCTTTTGCTCTACTGGGAAAATAACTTTGGTGTTAACCTTTGGAAATAGTTAATCTTCTCTTACTTTGCTGGCGGTGCCAGAACTGAGATTGTTATCCTTATTTGAAGGACTCAGTTCCTTTGTCTCCAGCAAGTTATTGGCAAGGAGTTGAAGATAATGTATTAACATTCAGAATGTCACTTCTGGTTACCAAAGGTACCAGAACATGCCCCTAACAAACTGCTGTCAGGATTGCAAGCTTTCAGGTGGAAGGGGGACTAAGGAGCAAAGTGTGTGGCTACCTGCCCTTCACCAAGATCCATCCCGTATgcagctgctcctcctccttctaaAGAAGTACTAAACCTGGTTGTTCAAGGTTAACTGGTAGGGGTTAAGGAAGTCAGCAGGATTGTTAACTGTGATAAAATTCTTTGGAGAGGATATTTGTGTGTAAAGTATGAATGCATTACCAAGGAATAAATGCAATAGACCTTTAACAACGTAGGCAATACACAGCTGGCTTAAAATCCCATTCACAGAGagcatcttttaaaattgtgACCACAAAGCACTACCTGCTTAGCCTTGGGAGaacaaaaaaatgggaagaatactTCAACAAAAGCTTGCTTTTTCCAGGGCAGCATACTTCAGAATGGACTTACCATTGAACTTCTGGTTCATTCTTCTCACTGGCAGTAGCATCCTTAACAGGGCAGTTATTGCTAGTTTCTTCAGAAGAAGCATTATAAACTGTGGCTGGTGTTAGTAAAGGTAGGCTAGCAGTGTGTTCTACTTGCTCCGCATTCTCATTACTGCTGGCACAGCTATCACCATTGTTGCTCAAGCTTCCACTTGCGTGGGGTGATACACTAACGAGTGGAAAGTTCTCTGTCTTAGAGCCACTTTTCCTAGCTTCACGTTGTCTCTTACGGTATTCTAACAGAGAAACCTtaagcaagaaagagaagaaaaagcaatcttttattcttgtttttaatgtCAGAActaatgcattcttttttctaaagAGAATTACTATATTTAcataaggaaaattattttaattgattctGAACAAATAATTAACAATTATCAAATGCCTACAATTATCAAATGCCTACTATATTCCAGGCATTGTACTTAGATGATTtacatatgttatctcatttatcctcacaacaaccctatgaaataggtatattatcatccccattttacagatgaggaaattgagtaactcactcactcaaggtcacacagctggtgagtgtTGGAGCCGGGATTCGAACCTAGGTCTTACTTGAAAGCCCGTGCTCTTTCCACTATACTACATTGCTTCCCACATAGTTGCCAACTGGACtctgttatgaaaattaaaagcacaCATCACGAAAATTCTTGGACTTGCAAAGCAATAAGCCTACTAACAAAATAAGTGCTAtagtttctctcattcttttgAAATAAGGCATTCTAATTATCTCAGTATGTCTGCCAACCAAATAATGGTGGGAAATCAGGGAACTAACCATAGTTAATACATatctataagtaaaataaaaacactcttACATTCATGACCTAAATACTGCAGACATTATGGATGAGGAAAAAAGCATTTCCTCTATACAGGGTGCTTGCTCTATGTACAATAAAGTTAATAATGCAAATATTATTCAAGTCTGCCTTTTTTGCGGGGGGTTGGGGACTGCGTAGTTTTAAAAACTACTCATTAGGTAAAATACATCATCTTGAGATTTCTCTCTCTGAAACCATGCTGCTTACAAGGATTTCCCATATCACTagaattttttacttttctgtaaatgttttctaattaatCCAGCatttacaaaagtttaaaaatacaaaaatgtaactTGAATAACTAAATTAAGAATGCCTTACATAACATATCTAACTACCAATTGCCCTCAGTAGTATTATGAAAACAAACTATtaaaaggactataaattgttaaatttgtaacctttttcttttgtggtgGATTCTGGGGTGTGCAACTCCCGTCGATCAAATTGTCATTAACAGTCCGTCCGAAACCAGATACAAGCCCATCTTCGGAAGTACAAAACACAGTTGTTTCCATAAACATGCCTCTAGTATCATCCTGCATCAGGCACTTTGACTCACTTATTCGGAAGCCTCCTCCAACCTCCAACTGATGTGAGGGCGTCAGGTCCCTCAAGTTGGAGTTCACTGAGAAGTTAACTCCTGTTCTGTCAGGGCTCTTTACCCAGGAAGAATATATGGTGCCCCGTCCAGAGTGAGTCGAGTCCAGTTGGCTGTTGGGCTCAGCCCTGTCATGTGCAGGCATTTCCATGGTTTTTTGTAAGGCAGTTGGCTCAACTGCATCAAGTCCCAGCTGAAGATCTGACACAGGTTCCTTTTCTCCAGGGCACTGCCTGCTGACTTCAGGCCTACTCCTAGGGCTCGTATAACCAATAGTCTTTATTTCTTGCAGACCCAGTTCAGTTAAATTGGAATTTCTAAAAGGCCCCAATGTTAACATCGTTGAAGATCTGTCATATCCCTgtttacagaattaaaaataattatatatgtacacacacacacacacacacacacacacacacacacacacacacatcacatcttgggaatatttatttcaaaatttaccaGTAATTTAAGTAAACCAATATAATAGGAAAATATCAATTCACCCTTTTTAAGTTAACTTCTTACCTCTTGACTATAAGTGCGTCTCTTTATTTCTGGAGAACTTTCTGGGGAAGAAATATTCTgtataaaagaaagaattagaattgaaaatttaaaaataaatagtatatcCATAATAGctatagaaatgaaaacagaatgaaaaaccaGTACACAGACTTTGGTTTTACATattctttcctgtttatttgcATTCCCCAAATAAGATACTTGCTTTCACATTAGATAACACACCATCATTTAGTCTACCATGTATATCAATAAGATGAAAGTTATGGTCATTTTAGTAATCATAAAAACATctaaattcatataaataaattttcctgGTTTTTAGTTTCTTGCAAACTTTTTGTATTCTCAGCACACTAgttaaaagaggagaaagagctcTTAAAGAAATCCCATCCCCCCAGgtgttgaatttttctttctccattaaaaTTTCTCACCTCAAAGTGCATGGTATTTCCTGGTGTACCAGGAGTTACTGGGGTAACTGGTGAATATATGGGTTTATAACCATTTCTACAAGTTTCATCATCTGATTTTATCCGTGGAGGCGTGGCAAAAGATGGGTCCATAGGAGTAATATCGGTGTGAGTTGGTGTAGCATACGGGGAAGGTGTAGGTGTGGAGGTTTCTGAGTAAACCGAATCTAGCAACTGATAAAATCTTCGTTTTTTTAGTGGTGTAGTTAAATCTGTTGGTGAAATAATAATCTGTAAGAAATTACACTGCTGCTATTTGTTAAAATCTGTATATGTCACATTCTGGGAAAGGTAAAATATAAACAACAGCAATTATGACTTTCACCCCAAAACTAAATTTCAAGGTTTCGAAAAAATGGTACTAACATGAAGCagtccccgccccctccccaatTAGCAAGGATTATCTTGCCTGGAGGGATTACAGGCCTAGGAGTTACCAAAGTACCTTATGAGTACTGATGTTACTTTAACTGATTTGTAAGAGTCCTTGTCTGTCTGAAAAGCAGCTGATccaaaagcctttaaaaattcATCAGCCCCAACATACATGGTATTGTAAACTGGCATCGTCATCAAAAAAtttagaggagagaaaagagaaaatctataCAACAATGGGCTTCTCTTCTAAAGTGCATACCATTAACTAGAATATGCCGGTCATAAAGCCATATATAAAATATGCCCTGCCACATTCCTCAGTCTAAAacaatactgaagaaaaaatCTACCTGGAAGGGAACAGCTGTCATTTAACAGTAGTGGACTTTTATTTTCACCATTGACTGCAGGACTTCGGGATCTTTCTTGACAGGGTGAATTAAATCTATATAAAATTGctgaattttcttcttccagagCTTGTTTCAACCATCGCTGAATAAAAGATAATACATGAATAGGAATCAGTTTGTAGAGCTGTTTATATAGTCTGTAAATACAGAGCCAATTCCAAAAACATTTCACTACCATGGAAGGTAGTAAGGAATGAGTTGGCATTTGGCTCATTCTACATTTTTACTTCCAAAGAAAAAAGTTTACCTTTTTGCATGAACCAGAAATGTTTTCAGTAggttcttttcttctccttttttctgaAAGGAATGGTGAAGTAAATCTAATATAATGCTTAGGAGTAGAGTATACATGGGGACTATAGGTGAGACCTGGTAAAGAATTGAGCTGTGTAGCTAACACTTCGGGATCTGTAGTTATGCGTAGAGGCCTTTCTGAAAGGCCATCTGAAGGTTTTCCTGTCTTCTCATTCTTCTCACTTAACCATTCATTGACCAAgtgctagagaaagaaaaaaatctggatcATTATAAATGTAATTCCAAATTCTCCTACTGAATATTCTAATATCAGATTTGAAATTGGTATATTATCTAAAATGATAATTGTGTAATTTAAGTCATATATGATATTCAAAAAACCAGtatgtcattttacatttccttggTTATCTACTGTTATTCTGATACTGTTTACCCAATATTTTGTAGAACAGAACATATGGTAgctttttaagtatttatattacatgaaatttatattcctttttttttttcttttgagacaaggtctctgttaccaggctggagtgcagtggtgcaatcttgactcactgaagcctccacctcctggactcaagtgatccttccacttaagcctcccgagtagctggaacaaggcgctcaccaccacgcctggctaattttttaaaatattttttagagacaagatcggctatattgcccatgctgatctcaactcctgggctcaagcattcttcccgcctcagccttgcaaagtgctgggtttacaggtgtgagccaccctgcccagccaagcTTTTAATACAGTGACAGCTAGAGACATATCAGTACCATTTTATTAAACACAATAAATTTGGGTTTACTACTCTTTCTATTATAGGAATAAAATGTTCCATCTGTTATAAAAATCTGATTTTAGACAGTGTTTTCCTACACTAGCTGCCCATCAGAGTCTCCTGGAAATGAGGACAGGgtacaatactttttttttttgagaccaggtgagttgctcaggctggagtgcagtggtgtgatcaggtctcactgtagcctcaaattcctgggctgaagccatcctacCACCTTAGcatcgcaagtagctgggactgcaggtatgcaccaccatgcctgggtaatttttctgtttttaattttctgtggaGACAGCGTCTCgttatgtggcccaggctggttttgaactcctgggttcaagtgatcctcccaccttaacctcccaaatgttgggattgcagatgtgagccaccatacctgactcaaaatacatgtatgtttaaAAGTCAGCATTGATTTAAGGGGTTTGGAATATCTCTTAAGGTTCTTGtgctttgaaaattttcatagtCCTTAATTCTGTTGATTCTCTGATCTACAACAGACATAATACAGTCTCTCTTGGG encodes the following:
- the KMT2E gene encoding inactive histone-lysine N-methyltransferase 2E isoform X2; the encoded protein is MSIVIPLGVDTAETSYLEMAAGSEPESVEASPVVVEKSNSYPHQLYTSSSHHSHSYIGLPYADHNYGARPPPTPPASPPPSVLISKNEVGIFTTTNFDETSSATTISTSEDGSYGTDVTRCICGFTHDDGYMICCDKCSVWQHIDCMGIDRQHIPDTYLCERCQPRNLDKERAVLLQRRKRENMSDGDTSATESGDEVPMELYTAFQHTPTSITLTASRVSKVNDKRRKKSGEKEQHISKCKKAFREGSRKSSRVKGSAPEIDPSSDGSNFGWETKIKAWMDRYEEANNNQYSEGVQREAQRIALRLGSGNDKKDMNKSDLNTNNLLFKPPVESHIQKNKKILKSAKDLPPDALIIEYRGKFMLREQFEANGYFFKRPYPFVLFYSKFHGLEMCVDARTFGNEARFIRRSCIPNAEVRHEIQDGTIHLYIYSIQSIPKGTEITIAFDFDYGNCKYKVDCACLKENPECPVLKRSSESMENINSGYETRRKKGKKDKDISKEKDTQNQNITLDCEGTTNKMKSPETKQRKLSPLRLSVSNNQEPDFIDDIEEKTPISNEVEMESEEQIAERKRKMTREERKMEAILQAFARLEKREKRREQALERISTAKTEVKTECKDAQIVSDAEVIQEQAKEENASKPTPAKVNRTKQRKSFSRSRTHIGQQRRRHRTVSMCSDIQPSSPDIEVTSQQNDIENTVLTIETETETAVAEIITETEVPALNKCPTKYPKTKKHLVNEWLSEKNEKTGKPSDGLSERPLRITTDPEVLATQLNSLPGLTYSPHVYSTPKHYIRFTSPFLSEKRRRKEPTENISGSCKKRWLKQALEEENSAILYRFNSPCQERSRSPAVNGENKSPLLLNDSCSLPDLTTPLKKRRFYQLLDSVYSETSTPTPSPYATPTHTDITPMDPSFATPPRIKSDDETCRNGYKPIYSPVTPVTPGTPGNTMHFENISSPESSPEIKRRTYSQEGYDRSSTMLTLGPFRNSNLTELGLQEIKTIGYTSPRSRPEVSRQCPGEKEPVSDLQLGLDAVEPTALQKTMEMPAHDRAEPNSQLDSTHSGRGTIYSSWVKSPDRTGVNFSVNSNLRDLTPSHQLEVGGGFRISESKCLMQDDTRGMFMETTVFCTSEDGLVSGFGRTVNDNLIDGSCTPQNPPQKKKVSLLEYRKRQREARKSGSKTENFPLVSVSPHASGSLSNNGDSCASSNENAEQVEHTASLPLLTPATVYNASSEETSNNCPVKDATASEKNEPEVQWTASTSVEQVRERSYQRALLLSDHRKDKDSDPDPENPEPPATINECPSPDTSQNTCKSPSKMSKPGSPGSVIPAQAHGKILTKPDPQWDTTVTASEAENGVHLKTELQQKQLSNNSQALSKNHPPQTHVRNSSEQLSQKLPSAPTKLHCPLSPHLENPPKSSTPHTPVQHGYLSPKPPSQQLGSPYRPHHSQSPQVGTPQREPQRNFYPAAQNLPANTQQATSGALFTQTPSGQSSATYSQFNQQSLNSTAPPPPPPPPPSSSSYYQNQQPSANFQNYNQLKGSLSQQTVFTSGPNQALPGTTSQQTVPGHLTPGHFLPSQNPTIHHQTAAAAVVPPPPPPPPAPGPHLVQQPNSHQQHSVAHVVGPVHAVTPGSHIHSQTAGHHLPPPPPPPAPHHHPPPHPSTGLQGLQAQHQHVVNSAPPPPPPPPPSSVLASGHHTTSAQALHHPPHQGPPLFPSSAHPAVPPYPSQATHHNTLGPGPQHQPSGTGPHCPLPVAGPHLQPQGPNSIPTPSASGFCPHPGSVALPHGVQGPQQASPVPGQIPIHRAQVPPTFQNNYHGSGWH